The proteins below come from a single Nostoc sp. KVJ3 genomic window:
- a CDS encoding DUF6887 family protein, with product MNQNYEQMSFTELRAYVVENREDIEALRFLMSKRDPNSKGYPMPVTEADMQAQMEIIRRKINGEL from the coding sequence ATGAACCAGAATTATGAGCAAATGAGTTTTACGGAGTTGAGAGCTTATGTCGTCGAAAACCGCGAAGACATTGAAGCTCTACGTTTTTTGATGAGCAAACGTGACCCTAATTCTAAAGGCTATCCTATGCCTGTGACAGAAGCTGATATGCAAGCCCAGATGGAAATCATCAGGCGCAAGATTAATGGAGAACTTTGA
- a CDS encoding DUF6717 family protein yields the protein MVIHPYKFGEMWVFDDGNVGLVREPFVAGADEIIERMVAQIPDAESGFSLVFSASPFPGYQIKFDWRREEYGGNWYYSADLDREGWLCPALFKYFDEAPKEFYAQFKAKINQ from the coding sequence ATGGTTATTCATCCCTATAAGTTCGGCGAGATGTGGGTGTTTGACGATGGAAATGTAGGTCTAGTTAGAGAACCTTTCGTGGCAGGGGCAGACGAAATTATCGAAAGAATGGTGGCACAGATTCCAGATGCAGAGTCAGGGTTCAGTTTGGTATTTTCTGCATCTCCCTTTCCTGGCTATCAGATCAAGTTTGACTGGCGGCGTGAAGAATATGGAGGTAACTGGTATTACAGCGCAGATTTAGATCGGGAAGGATGGCTTTGCCCTGCTCTATTTAAGTATTTTGATGAGGCTCCCAAAGAGTTTTACGCTCAGTTTAAAGCAAAAATAAACCAATAA
- a CDS encoding KAP family NTPase yields the protein MLLDLERFYQACNPSRPLIIGNASDRRYYIDFAAVRGGKIIEALQRTIARISPDAPTCQLFTGHLGCGKSTELLRLQAELEEQQFHVVYFESTHVLEMADVDVTDILLAIAGQVSESLEAIKIRLKPGYFTKLFGELVDFLHTPIELGVEAELSVGIGKITAKAKESPQLRRRLRDYLEPRTANILQSINQELLEPANKQLKSRGKKGLVVIVDNLDRVAIRPLPSGRSLPEYLFIERGEQLRKLNCHVVYTIPLALTFSNDSAELQHRLGGGVAPKVLPMIPVCLRSGEIFPQGLTMMRQMVLARAFPDILPSDRLGLITEVFDSLETLDRLCLISGGHVRDLLGLLFDCLREQDPPFDRECVELVIQRQRDYRANAIDPHEWELIFQVVQQQRVRGDIEYHTLLRSLFVFEYRDHQGAWFAVNPVLAETEKFKSWLNDTHRQI from the coding sequence ATGCTCCTAGATTTAGAAAGATTTTATCAGGCTTGCAATCCGAGTAGACCTCTAATTATAGGAAATGCCAGCGATCGCAGGTACTATATCGATTTTGCTGCGGTGCGGGGTGGCAAAATTATCGAAGCTTTGCAACGCACGATCGCCCGAATCTCACCGGATGCACCAACTTGTCAGTTATTTACAGGACATCTCGGCTGTGGAAAATCAACGGAGTTGTTACGCCTCCAAGCTGAGTTAGAAGAGCAGCAATTTCATGTAGTTTACTTTGAGTCTACCCATGTCTTAGAAATGGCAGATGTGGATGTGACTGATATTCTATTAGCGATCGCAGGACAAGTGAGTGAAAGCTTAGAAGCCATAAAAATTAGGCTCAAACCTGGCTATTTTACCAAACTCTTTGGTGAACTTGTCGATTTCTTACATACCCCAATTGAACTTGGGGTAGAAGCAGAATTGTCTGTGGGAATTGGTAAAATTACAGCTAAAGCTAAAGAAAGCCCACAATTACGCCGGCGGTTAAGAGATTATCTAGAACCGCGAACAGCAAATATTTTACAGTCAATTAATCAAGAATTGCTAGAACCTGCCAACAAGCAACTCAAATCGAGAGGTAAAAAAGGTCTGGTGGTTATTGTTGATAACTTAGATAGAGTTGCAATTCGACCTTTACCATCGGGGCGATCGCTGCCAGAATATTTATTTATTGAGCGGGGCGAACAGTTACGCAAACTAAATTGTCACGTAGTCTACACTATTCCTTTAGCCCTGACTTTCTCCAACGATAGCGCCGAACTTCAACACCGTTTAGGGGGAGGAGTCGCACCAAAAGTCTTACCGATGATCCCTGTCTGTCTACGCTCTGGAGAGATTTTTCCTCAAGGGCTAACAATGATGCGACAAATGGTACTAGCTAGAGCTTTTCCAGACATTTTACCTAGCGATCGGTTAGGCTTAATTACAGAAGTGTTTGATAGTTTGGAAACCTTAGATCGGTTGTGCTTGATCAGTGGTGGTCATGTCCGCGACTTACTAGGGTTACTGTTTGACTGTCTGCGAGAACAAGATCCACCTTTTGATCGGGAGTGTGTCGAATTGGTGATTCAAAGACAGCGAGATTACCGAGCCAACGCTATCGACCCTCATGAATGGGAACTAATCTTTCAGGTGGTGCAACAGCAACGGGTGAGAGGTGATATAGAATACCATACCCTATTGCGAAGTTTATTTGTATTTGAATACCGCGATCATCAGGGAGCTTGGTTTGCCGTCAACCCAGTTTTAGCAGAGACGGAAAAATTTAAATCATGGTTGAACGACACCCACAGGCAGATATAA
- the petC gene encoding cytochrome b6-f complex iron-sulfur subunit has product MAQFSESADVPDMGRRQFMNLLTFGTVTGVALGALYPVVNYFIPPAAGGAGGGVTAKDELGNDVSVAKFLENRNTGDRNLVQGLKGDPTYIVVDSKEAIKDYGINAICTHLGCVVPWNIAENKFKCPCHGSQYDETGKVVRGPAPLSLALAHTNVSDDKIVLTPWTETDFRTGDAPWWS; this is encoded by the coding sequence ATGGCTCAATTTTCTGAATCAGCAGACGTGCCCGATATGGGTCGTCGTCAGTTCATGAATCTGCTCACTTTTGGGACTGTCACTGGAGTAGCTCTGGGTGCATTGTATCCCGTTGTCAACTACTTTATTCCACCTGCTGCTGGTGGTGCCGGTGGCGGTGTAACGGCAAAAGACGAGTTAGGTAACGATGTTAGCGTTGCAAAATTTCTAGAAAACCGAAATACAGGCGATCGCAACCTAGTCCAAGGACTTAAGGGAGATCCTACCTATATTGTGGTAGATAGCAAAGAGGCGATCAAAGATTATGGCATTAACGCCATTTGCACCCACTTAGGTTGTGTCGTCCCCTGGAACATTGCTGAGAACAAATTTAAATGTCCTTGTCATGGTTCCCAGTATGACGAAACTGGTAAGGTTGTTCGGGGGCCAGCACCTCTGTCTTTGGCTTTAGCCCATACCAATGTCAGCGACGACAAAATCGTTTTGACCCCTTGGACAGAAACCGACTTCCGTACAGGTGATGCACCTTGGTGGAGTTAA
- a CDS encoding DUF6888 family protein translates to MLPTTDQALPCVRVCQMLSNLYKDIRLFRFDDKTGQVYILAGDELQVIVLSNGIWDFVNEPEL, encoded by the coding sequence ATTTTACCAACAACAGACCAAGCCTTACCCTGTGTAAGGGTTTGTCAAATGCTGTCAAATCTTTACAAAGACATCCGTTTATTTCGATTTGACGATAAAACAGGGCAAGTTTACATCCTAGCTGGAGATGAACTCCAAGTTATTGTACTAAGTAATGGAATCTGGGATTTTGTCAATGAACCAGAATTATGA
- a CDS encoding SDR family NAD(P)-dependent oxidoreductase, with product MIVEHQRAVVVTGASTGIGQACALLLDQLGFSVFAGVRQDIDAQTLKQKGSPRLIPIFLDVTDAESIAAAVDKVTNAVGGTGILGLVNNAGVAIPGPLELLAIAEFQYQMQVNVTGQLAVTQAFLGLLRQSRGRIVNMGSIAGRSPAPFLGAYNASKFALEALTDVMRMELRPWGISVSIIEPGSIATPIWEKSLSQSEVAQHDLPQSAQNLYGQAMNIVRKKMQILASKGISADIVAQTVVHALTAKQPKTRYLVGQDAKIGAVLKHILPDKLHDKIILYSMGL from the coding sequence ATGATTGTAGAACATCAACGGGCAGTAGTGGTTACAGGAGCCTCAACAGGAATTGGTCAAGCGTGTGCTTTGCTTTTAGACCAGTTGGGCTTCTCTGTTTTTGCTGGCGTGCGTCAAGATATTGATGCTCAAACACTTAAACAGAAAGGATCGCCAAGGCTCATTCCAATTTTTTTAGATGTTACTGATGCTGAATCGATCGCAGCGGCGGTTGATAAGGTAACAAATGCAGTCGGTGGTACTGGAATTTTAGGTTTGGTGAATAATGCAGGAGTTGCTATCCCTGGCCCTTTAGAATTATTAGCGATCGCAGAATTTCAATACCAGATGCAGGTTAATGTCACCGGACAATTGGCAGTAACACAAGCCTTTCTTGGTCTTTTACGCCAAAGTCGGGGTCGAATTGTCAATATGGGTTCCATTGCTGGTAGGAGTCCTGCGCCGTTCTTGGGAGCTTACAATGCTTCTAAATTTGCCTTGGAAGCACTCACTGATGTCATGCGGATGGAGTTACGACCCTGGGGAATCTCGGTTTCAATTATTGAACCTGGTTCTATTGCTACCCCAATCTGGGAAAAATCCCTAAGTCAATCTGAGGTAGCACAGCATGACTTACCACAATCGGCACAAAACCTTTACGGTCAAGCGATGAATATTGTCCGCAAGAAAATGCAGATTCTCGCATCTAAAGGAATTTCCGCGGATATTGTGGCTCAAACTGTTGTCCATGCGTTGACTGCAAAACAGCCTAAGACGCGCTATCTTGTTGGACAAGATGCCAAAATTGGAGCAGTACTAAAGCATATTTTGCCTGACAAGCTACATGACAAGATAATTTTATACTCTATGGGGTTGTAG
- the tatC gene encoding twin-arginine translocase subunit TatC yields the protein MTPSQDVDTDTQNVPNTDPEGYGNSDTDPLDELPGEVEMSLFDHLEELRQRIFYSLIAVVVGIIGCFFAVKPIVQLLEVPAQGVKFLQLAPGEYFFVSLKVAAYTGFVLTSPFILYQIIQFVLPGLTRRERRLLGPVVLGSSVLFGAGLVFAYLLLIPAALKFFISYGADVVEQLWSIDKYFEFVLLLLFSTGLAFQIPIIQLLLGNLNIVSSEKMVSGWRYVIMGAVVLGAVLTPSTDPLTQSLLAGAVLGLYFGGVGLVKLTGK from the coding sequence ATGACACCTTCACAAGACGTAGATACAGATACTCAAAACGTTCCTAATACCGACCCAGAAGGGTATGGCAACTCAGATACAGATCCTCTTGATGAGTTGCCAGGTGAAGTTGAAATGTCTCTTTTCGACCACCTAGAAGAGTTGCGACAGCGCATTTTCTATTCGTTGATTGCCGTAGTAGTGGGCATTATTGGCTGTTTCTTTGCAGTTAAGCCCATTGTCCAACTACTTGAGGTTCCAGCACAAGGAGTAAAATTTCTCCAACTTGCACCCGGAGAATATTTCTTTGTCTCCCTCAAAGTTGCAGCCTACACAGGTTTTGTACTGACTAGTCCTTTCATTCTTTACCAAATTATCCAGTTTGTACTTCCAGGATTGACTCGCCGCGAACGCCGTTTACTGGGGCCTGTAGTTTTGGGTTCGAGTGTGCTGTTTGGGGCGGGGTTAGTATTTGCCTACTTACTGCTTATCCCCGCAGCTTTGAAATTTTTCATCAGCTACGGGGCAGATGTAGTTGAACAACTTTGGTCAATAGATAAATATTTTGAATTTGTACTACTACTGTTATTCAGCACTGGTTTAGCATTTCAAATTCCCATCATTCAATTGTTGCTCGGTAATTTAAATATTGTCTCATCTGAAAAGATGGTTTCTGGTTGGCGTTACGTAATTATGGGAGCAGTGGTTTTAGGAGCCGTCCTTACACCTTCTACTGACCCTCTAACTCAAAGTCTCTTGGCGGGAGCAGTTTTAGGACTTTATTTCGGTGGTGTTGGGCTGGTGAAGCTCACTGGTAAATAA
- a CDS encoding glycoside hydrolase family 57 protein yields the protein MSIGYVALVLHAHLPFVRHPESDYVLEEEWLYEAITETYIPLLKVFEGLKRDGIDFKITMSMTPPLVSMLRDPLLQERYEAHLAQLEQLIQLEAEHNVNNGHLRYLAEHYATEFSEARQLWESYNGDLVTAFKKFQDSNNLEIITCGATHGYLPLMKMYPEAVWAQIQVACEHYEQNFGQAPRGIWLPECAYYEGLDRMLADAGLRYFLTDGHGILYARPRPRFGTYAPIYTETGVAVFGRDHESSQQVWSSEVGYPGAAEYREFYKDLGWEAEYEYIKPYIMPNGQRKNTGIKYHKITGRGLGLSDKALYDPYWAREKAAEHADNFMYNRERQSEHLYGIMQRPPIIVSPYDAELFGHWWYEGPWFIDYLFRKSWYDQKTYQMTHLADYLRDQPTQQVCRPSQSSWGFKGFHEYWLNETNAWIYPHLHKAAERMIEISHLEPEDELQWKALNQAARELLLAQSSDWAFIMRTGTMVPYAIRRTRSHLMRFNKLYEDVKVGKVDSGWLEKVELMDNIFPEINYRVYRPL from the coding sequence ATGTCTATCGGCTACGTCGCGCTTGTACTCCATGCACATCTGCCCTTCGTTCGTCACCCGGAAAGTGACTACGTGCTGGAGGAAGAATGGCTCTATGAAGCCATTACCGAAACTTACATTCCATTATTGAAAGTATTTGAAGGCTTAAAGCGAGACGGTATCGACTTTAAAATCACGATGAGCATGACACCTCCTCTCGTGTCAATGCTCCGCGATCCTTTGCTGCAAGAACGCTATGAAGCACACTTAGCCCAACTAGAACAACTTATACAACTAGAAGCAGAACATAATGTCAATAACGGACATCTTCGTTATTTAGCGGAACATTACGCTACTGAGTTTAGCGAAGCGCGTCAGCTATGGGAAAGCTATAACGGCGACTTGGTGACAGCTTTTAAGAAGTTCCAAGACAGTAACAACCTGGAAATCATCACTTGCGGCGCTACTCACGGCTATTTACCGTTGATGAAAATGTATCCAGAAGCGGTGTGGGCGCAAATTCAGGTAGCTTGCGAGCATTACGAGCAAAACTTTGGACAAGCACCCAGAGGCATTTGGTTGCCAGAATGTGCCTACTATGAAGGCTTAGATCGGATGCTAGCCGATGCTGGGTTACGCTACTTCCTCACAGATGGGCATGGCATCCTTTATGCCCGTCCTCGTCCGCGCTTTGGCACTTATGCCCCAATTTATACAGAAACTGGTGTTGCTGTCTTTGGTCGAGATCATGAATCGTCCCAACAGGTATGGTCTTCTGAGGTGGGCTATCCTGGGGCGGCAGAATATCGAGAATTTTACAAAGATTTGGGCTGGGAAGCAGAATATGAGTACATCAAGCCCTACATCATGCCCAATGGCCAACGGAAAAACACGGGCATTAAGTATCACAAAATTACAGGACGTGGCTTAGGTCTATCAGATAAGGCACTTTACGATCCTTATTGGGCTAGAGAAAAAGCCGCAGAACACGCTGACAACTTTATGTATAACCGAGAGCGGCAATCTGAGCATCTCTATGGTATAATGCAGCGCCCGCCAATTATCGTTTCGCCTTATGACGCAGAGTTATTTGGACATTGGTGGTATGAAGGCCCTTGGTTCATCGATTACCTATTCCGCAAGTCGTGGTATGACCAAAAAACATATCAAATGACCCATTTAGCAGACTATTTGCGAGATCAGCCAACACAACAAGTCTGTCGTCCTTCACAGTCGAGTTGGGGTTTCAAGGGTTTCCACGAATATTGGTTGAACGAAACAAATGCGTGGATTTATCCGCATTTGCACAAAGCTGCGGAACGGATGATTGAAATCTCGCATTTGGAACCAGAGGATGAATTGCAGTGGAAAGCCCTCAACCAAGCAGCGCGGGAACTGCTATTAGCACAATCTTCTGACTGGGCATTTATTATGCGGACGGGAACAATGGTACCATACGCAATTAGACGGACGCGATCGCACCTGATGCGGTTCAATAAGCTCTACGAAGATGTGAAAGTCGGCAAAGTTGACAGTGGTTGGTTGGAAAAAGTCGAGTTAATGGATAATATCTTCCCCGAAATCAACTATCGCGTCTACCGTCCGTTATAG
- the petA gene encoding cytochrome f — MRNVFRTARLTRSARAIVKTLLIAIATVTFYFTSDLALPQSAAAYPFWAQQTYPETPREPTGRIVCANCHLAAKVTEVEVPQSVLPDTVFKAIVKIPYDLSAQQVGADGSKVGLNVGAVLMLPEGFKIAPEDRISEELKEEIGDTAFQPYSEDKENVVIVGPLPGEQYQEIIFPVLSPNPATDKNIHFGKYSVHVGGNRGRGQVYPTGEKSNNAVYNASATGTITKIAKEEDGDGNVKYLVNIQPESGDVVVDTVPLGPDLIVSEGQAVKTGDALTNNPNVGGFGQIDTEIVLQDSSRVKWMIAFTALVMLAQVMLVLKKKQVEKVQAAEMNF, encoded by the coding sequence ATGAGAAATGTTTTCCGAACAGCGAGGTTAACTCGCAGTGCTAGAGCGATCGTCAAAACATTGCTCATAGCGATCGCCACCGTGACATTTTACTTCACCAGCGATCTAGCCCTTCCCCAATCAGCTGCCGCCTATCCATTTTGGGCACAGCAAACCTATCCCGAAACCCCCCGCGAACCAACTGGGCGGATTGTTTGTGCCAACTGTCACCTAGCAGCCAAGGTTACAGAAGTGGAAGTTCCGCAATCGGTGCTACCTGACACTGTATTCAAAGCTATAGTGAAAATCCCTTACGATCTTAGCGCCCAGCAAGTTGGTGCTGATGGTTCCAAGGTTGGCTTGAACGTCGGTGCTGTACTGATGCTACCTGAAGGCTTTAAGATTGCTCCTGAAGACCGGATTTCCGAGGAACTTAAAGAAGAAATTGGTGACACTGCCTTCCAACCCTACAGCGAAGACAAAGAAAATGTCGTCATCGTCGGCCCTTTACCTGGTGAACAGTATCAGGAAATCATCTTCCCAGTTCTTTCTCCCAACCCCGCAACCGACAAAAACATCCACTTCGGTAAATATTCAGTTCACGTAGGTGGTAATCGGGGACGCGGACAAGTTTATCCTACTGGCGAAAAGAGCAACAACGCTGTTTACAACGCTTCCGCTACTGGCACAATTACTAAGATTGCCAAAGAGGAAGATGGAGATGGTAACGTCAAATATCTAGTAAACATTCAACCTGAATCTGGTGATGTTGTTGTTGATACAGTTCCTTTAGGGCCAGACCTGATTGTTTCCGAAGGGCAAGCAGTTAAGACTGGTGATGCTTTGACCAACAACCCAAATGTCGGTGGATTCGGTCAAATAGATACAGAAATCGTACTGCAAGATTCTTCTAGAGTCAAATGGATGATTGCGTTCACCGCTCTTGTAATGTTAGCTCAAGTTATGCTCGTGCTGAAGAAGAAGCAGGTTGAGAAAGTTCAAGCTGCTGAGATGAATTTCTAA
- a CDS encoding Uma2 family endonuclease, producing the protein MTASVEYIPITTIEYPDEDGKPMAEGDIQCSYLTYARNALRIYFQNHQDVYVAGNLFIYYEKGYPESVVAPDVFVVFGVENRDRRSYKTWEENNQTPDFVLEITSKSTRSKDQGAKKGIYAFLGVREYFQYDPTGDYLNPQLQGLHLVDGNYFPVAANTLPDGTVSLPSEVLGLELRLEAGKLRFYNPATSQILLTHEEEATARQAAEEKAQRLAAKLRELNIDPDSL; encoded by the coding sequence ATGACAGCCTCAGTAGAGTATATCCCCATTACCACGATTGAGTACCCAGATGAGGACGGTAAGCCGATGGCTGAAGGAGATATCCAGTGCAGTTACTTGACTTATGCAAGAAATGCGCTACGGATTTATTTTCAAAATCACCAAGATGTATACGTTGCTGGTAATTTATTTATTTACTACGAAAAAGGTTATCCAGAATCAGTCGTAGCCCCAGATGTATTTGTAGTATTTGGAGTCGAAAACCGTGACAGACGCTCTTACAAAACCTGGGAAGAAAATAATCAAACCCCAGATTTTGTTCTAGAGATTACCTCAAAAAGCACCCGCAGCAAAGACCAAGGCGCAAAGAAAGGAATTTACGCCTTTTTGGGAGTGCGTGAATATTTCCAATATGATCCCACAGGCGATTATCTCAATCCCCAACTCCAGGGTTTACACTTGGTCGATGGGAATTATTTCCCAGTAGCAGCCAATACCCTGCCAGATGGTACAGTGTCGCTACCCAGTGAAGTCTTAGGACTAGAGTTACGCCTGGAAGCAGGAAAACTGCGTTTTTACAATCCAGCTACGAGTCAAATACTCTTAACCCATGAAGAGGAAGCAACTGCACGACAAGCCGCAGAAGAGAAAGCGCAAAGATTAGCTGCTAAACTTCGAGAATTAAATATCGATCCAGATAGCCTTTAG
- a CDS encoding Uma2 family endonuclease has product MNQTISDRVRWTTSDLELLQTDEWKRYEIIDAELFVTRAPHWKHQGTAGNICLELQIWSRSSGLGETRQAPGIIFTDTDNVIPDVVWISSERLAQLLDEEGHLRGAPELIVEVLSAGTTNERRDREAKLKLYSSTGVQEYWIANWQLQQLEVYRRETAQLKLIATLLADDEIISPLLPSFGVPVGRFFG; this is encoded by the coding sequence ATGAACCAAACAATATCCGATCGAGTTCGTTGGACAACCTCAGACTTAGAATTACTCCAAACTGACGAATGGAAGCGCTATGAAATTATTGACGCAGAACTATTTGTGACTAGAGCGCCTCACTGGAAACATCAAGGGACTGCGGGTAATATATGCTTAGAATTACAAATTTGGTCTCGCTCTAGTGGACTGGGGGAAACGCGTCAAGCTCCCGGTATAATTTTTACAGATACTGATAATGTCATACCTGATGTAGTTTGGATTAGTAGTGAGCGTTTAGCACAATTGCTAGATGAGGAAGGGCATTTGAGAGGAGCGCCAGAACTCATTGTGGAAGTACTTTCTGCTGGGACAACTAATGAACGTCGAGACAGAGAAGCCAAGCTGAAACTATACTCATCCACAGGAGTGCAAGAATATTGGATTGCAAATTGGCAATTACAGCAGCTAGAAGTTTATCGCAGAGAAACTGCCCAATTAAAACTGATAGCAACGTTGCTGGCTGATGACGAAATCATATCACCACTTTTACCAAGTTTTGGCGTTCCAGTTGGGCGTTTTTTTGGATAA
- a CDS encoding DUF3067 family protein yields the protein MTGQELRQMLLDKWGYSYDVQFRRAQGKIFLQVMWKYVEQASFPLSEAEYQEHLDSVANYLHALGGSTQVQTFITQTRDRPRLGKAVSIPLDLGERSSEWIL from the coding sequence ATGACAGGACAGGAATTACGTCAGATGTTGCTTGATAAGTGGGGATATTCTTATGATGTCCAGTTCCGGCGGGCACAGGGAAAGATATTTTTGCAAGTAATGTGGAAATACGTCGAGCAAGCTTCTTTTCCCTTGAGTGAGGCGGAGTACCAAGAGCATCTTGACAGCGTTGCTAATTATCTTCATGCCTTGGGTGGGTCAACACAGGTACAAACATTCATTACCCAAACACGCGATCGCCCCCGCCTCGGTAAAGCTGTTAGCATTCCTCTAGACTTGGGTGAACGTTCTTCGGAATGGATATTGTGA